TGTTTCatagccaaagccaaaatgaTGCCCAACAGCCGGCAAGCAATGAGAAGGTAAGCAATGCTAAGATTGCAGCAAATGCGCTCAAAGCTAAACCGAAGCAATTGCAGATTGTCAGCTCCTTTGATTTGATACGCAaggaaaagcagcagcaactgaagGCGGCCAAGGctcaaaagcaacagcaacaacaacagcagcagctgcagcagcagcagcaacaacgttcGCGCACCAAATCGCAAAGTGATAAGCTAagcaatcagcagcagccgatggtagttaaaagcattttgaacagaaacaacacacaacaacagcaacaagcaacaCCCACAACAGGCATGGATTTGATTGCCATgctgacagcagcagccgcagcgcaAAACACACCAAAAccggagcaacagcaacagctacaacgtCCACGTCCTGCTTCGGTGTCGCTCAATTCGCCAATAGCAACAGTTGCTGACgcagccaacaacagcagcacaatGCCAGATGCTCAAACATTGCACAAGCTGCAGCGCATGGCATCCGGCACCAATTTGCGAATTTTAAAGCGTGCGCAatcgcagcagccgcatctgCAAatacaactgcagcagcaacagcagcagcagcagcagcaacaacaacagcagcagcagcagcagctgcaactgcagcagcaacaagggCCCTTAAACTTTACGCCCAGTTTTAATTCGTGGACGAATTTCTCATTCACCAAAAATTTTATAGCAAATGTTTTTTGCTAAGTCAATTTCTATGACTTTTCCTTCTTAAATTCtcaaacattttgcattttccaaGTTAAAAGGCCAGTTTTGTAGGCAGCatacataaaaacaataatcgTTACACAGATAAAGTTTTAGGTGTTTCCCATGGATCTCTCAGTAAAAGTCTTTTAGACTTTTGGAAAGATGCAtttttcagcagcagcaacatttttcaacattcatatgtatatagcaaGCAAGGACTGTataaaattttgtaattaacatacacatacacattttcATACCAAAAATCGAAAAACCAAGGAGAAAGTAAAACGTGAGTCTTCCGCTCCAGCACACGtcattttgtaaaaaaaaattgtcaggcaaaatttttatatacacaagaaagaagaaaaaaaaaaaaacgaagcaaAGCATGGTAAAGAAAAGCTAGTTATGAAAAGTTGTGCAATTAGAACGCAGCCAACACTTTTTAAGTACAATACGATACAATTATATGaataattatgttaatatattggtttttaatttttttataagcgATAAAGTGAGCGAAGAGAACATCCTTCTAATTAGAGTTCCAGCCAAGCCGTGTGCGTGTATTTTTTAGAGTAAAGTGAAAGAAATTAAGAGAGAATGAAAAacacataaagagagagagagagagagagagtagaaagaaaacaaaaaagaggATAGGTAAGAGAAGAAAGCGTagctttaaatgccaaacgtTCTGTTTTAGTCTTTGTTTTCTATACTTTTCTTAAGTATATATTCGTTCTTTGCACCTAAGTGCAATGAACCCTTttatacaataacaacaacaacaaccagaacaagaacaagaaacgTGGCAAAGAGGCAAACAACTAAAATGCAACAATTTGCATGACTTTTTGGGTCGTTTTAACTACCCCGCCCCAAACACCACCACCTATAAGATACAATGCGTTGAGcataaatacttataataacgagtgtaaatatttaattgtgaTATAGTATTTCTTAGCACAATTGTGATCTTAACAAAACGGCTAGCTACTACGACTACTACAACTAATATTACATAAATACAAGTACATACGCATACACCTACGTACAAAACGTACCgaacaagttttttataagaaattttaatataattcaaATGATGATGCTACAATCGAAAAACTTTCCATTGccccgacacacacacacacacacacacacacacacacacacacacacacacacacacacacacacacacacacacacacacacacatacacacactaacacacactcatacacctAAAACTATAATTAGCAAGGCAGCCAGCAGGGTATAGAAACCCTACAATTAACTGGGGGCAATATCAGGTAGGCAtatccaaaaacaaaaaatatataagataaCAACAAATTTCGGGAACTTGTGACAACTCTGATAAATTTaacgaatttaaaaaattagtttaaaatatttgaagctGAACATTatctttaaaattgtttaagcaaTGCTGCCCATAAACTGGCCTTAAAACTGATCTTTAAAAAACTTCTACGTTTTTTCATCTAATTTTATGATTGacttttaaagctttttgaAAAGccatattaattttgtattttgtaaaaccaatctttaatttcttttaatctttcgaaatttcaatttttcttttttttttttttttgatttcctTTTCTATAATTTCAACAAATGAACTGCAACTAAACGTAGCTGTTCAATGCGCTTAGCAAATATGCAATGAAATTGGCAATAATTaccttattttgtttttcatatcaAATGTTCTTTTGTCAACATTCTTACAATTTCATTGTGCATTTGTTTTGCGCCAACAAAGAAAcgaaacaagaacaagaaaaaatCTTTTCCAAatcaacaaccacaacaaattgcaatgaatatcaattaataaacaatagcAACAGTAAAATTTCTCAATTGAAACCAAATTTATTCAGAAACAACGTTACAGCACTATACAATTGATATTGAAAGGAATTAAATCTTAAATTGTGTAACAACAATAAGTACAgtagaaaaataatattttatgttCTGTAATGTGCAACACGGAAAGCAAAAGCTTTTACAAATACTACGAGTATATCTTCCTACATTTACATATAGTTTATGTTTCAACAATCAATAGACATAACAAATAGTTAACTTTAGTGAACAGGCTGCTGGAGAAACAGATAAAACCCATTTAAAACAAGAAACATCCAAACACAAACCGAAAACATTTAAGTTTATATTTAAGAGAAACAATCCGAAAATACTTGGGCGAACGATTACGAAACTCTTGATAATACTCGTAGTATATATGTGTCTACAAAACAtctaaaatcaaatatatttgccaCACAACAAGAAGCTCTACACTTGCCGTAGGACTAGAcccaaaattcatttttaaacgTACCGCCCAAGTATTCAACGAAACGGTAATTAAGATACCTTTGCTATGCATTTGATCAGTTTCTTTCAACTGTAAAacgtccaaaaaaaaaaaaaaaaagttaatatcAAAAAATGGAAATTTGTAGACTTTGAACTTGAACTTAAAACCGAACCaaactaagaaaatttaaCGCTCCTTTCATTCAATCAAGAATCaagaataacaataacaaattacaCGTATCATAGTCGATTCCCCccaaacatatattttttttttttatttctgtgtGCAACCAACGATAGCAATATTTTCCAAATTCTGGCAATAAAAACtgtattacatttttaatttgtacttCCGAGAAACCGAAAgaaatttgtgttttattcTTTTCGCCCGTAAAGCTGgagaaaattgttataataattaattgaatttgtgcagctgctctgttttattttgtggcTGAGACATATATAGAAATCTCTCTTGAGCGGACAAGCACAGAACAGCTTActtcatttataattatacTAATTTGGCTCAGCTTGTTCTGCTGTCTAGTTTGGCAAACTGTTGATTAAGAGAACTAACaccgtatatatatatagttattgttattgcatgCTGAGGCCTAAAAACTGCATTCGTCCATGTGAACTGTTCGCCGATGGCGCGACATGTTTGACTTATAGCTAAACTGCTTGCCGCAAATCTCACATGGGTAGATCCTCAGGTGCATGCGCTCGTGTGCCAATAGCTGGTAACGACAAGCAAAGCGCTTTTCGCACCTGTCAAAACTGCAGGAAAATTGCTTCAGTAGCTCGGCATTGGGATTCTTTTTACTATTCAGATGCTTTTTAATGTGCTGATTATAGGcgatttgaaatttgaatgttgAGCCGCATTCGCGGCACTTAAATTCATCTTCCCGTACGCGATGCACCTGGTTTTCGTGATTCACCATGCTGAAGTAACGATCGAATAGGCAACCACACTCTTGGCAACGAAACTCAACGGAGCCCTCGTCTGCCAGCTCTGAGGGTTTTCTTTCGTGTCGCGAGACACGCTCGTGCTGCTGCAGTAGGCTGGCGCTATCGAAGCTAACGCCGCACTTGCGGCACACATAGTATCGCAGATTGTGGCTCATGTTGCTGTGCGTCTGCAATTTGGCTGTGCTGCTGAACACTGTGCTGCAGTAATAGCATATCAGTTCAGGGCACAGTCCCTCATTGCGTATCGCTTTGGCCAGAACGACGCCGTCATGTGCAATGGCGATGGCGAAGTTGTTGTCAGCTGGCGGCTCATCCGCCCAATCTGCATTTTCATCCATTACATCCGGACATAGCTGCGCGTCGAGCGTTTCGTAATCTTCATCGCCGTCGAACAGCTCCAGTTCCCCACTCACATCCTCAATATCAGACTCCAGATCGTTTACACTGTTCTCATCGTGGAGTTCCGTTGTTTTAATTGTAACGGGCTGTGCAAGATCTCCGACGTTTAGTTGGTTTTGTTGTGCGTTGCTCCAGCATTGCAATCGTTCCCATATGCTGAGCACTTCAGCCATGCAGGAGTGACATGCACAGGTGCTCAACTCCTGGACATCAGCCTAAGATCAGTCGTAATGGTTACCTTAAACATTGCTCAGACTCAACAAATAGAATATTTCTAACCTGGATTTGAAACGATGTAAACAGATGCTGCAGTAGCTCGGTTGCATGTTTGAATTCGTCAAGGTGCTCTGTACTACCAGCTTTATTTTGCACACATAACTTACAGAGGTCCATGAATGGtataaatttaagaatttaataacaaaataaaaacaaatattccaGCGCAACACAAATTGGCGAGCAACTCGATTAACATGGGGAGTAATGCTGTTAAGAAAGCAGAATTCTGTTAATGTAAACCATGTGGCAACTCCACAGAGCAAAAATCGATTGTTCAGTGTTATCGGTATTATTCTGCATTTCTTTCTATTCTGCGTTTTTTCGTCGGTGTTAAGTGCATAAAATTGTTACATTTGTGCTGTAATAATATAGTTTAAGTTCAAATAGTTGCCTAACAAAATGGTACGTACAACGTGTATGCACCGTCTGTGCTAATTCGCTGAAAAAACTATATGTTTTTACTAAATCGCGGCACTCGTTTTTTGGTGACGTGAAttatgcatgtgcgtgtgcttgtgtataGAATCCAAAAGCGGCCGCGTCACAAATTGTATGGCTGTTATTATAATGCAGCCGCACTTCGATTTTCCAAACATAAAACATCTTAATAATGCGTATTGCAATTGTTTCTCCATGTGCAGTCGTTTGCGGAAAAGTTAACGGGACTGATGGCGCGGCCAAATCAACAAGATCCAGCTGGCGGTCCAGAGCAGCCTTGGTATCTCAAATATGGCAGCCGTGTGCTGGGCATCGTTGCCGCATTCTGTAAGTAGCATATTATGTTTatcagccagcagcaacaacaacaacaacagcaacaagaacattCGATTTAGCTATTTGCATCGATTTTTGTGTTCTGCATGTAACATTTTGTTGTAACAGTGCTTATCTGCTTGCTGGTGTGTGTATCAGTGTGTGTATCAGTGTGTGTAACCACCCACAATACTCACAGCACGCACACTCGGTCGTTCGGTCGCTCTGCGACCTGACATTGATAAAGGCAAAAAGCgccaagcagcaacaacaataagaaaatgCTACAAAGGATACAGAAATGTTTCCATGTGtctgtgagtgtatgtgtgtgtatgctccACACATATGGCAGGGCAGCATATATTTCGCTCTGTCGCTTTCTATGTCAAGTTTGTTGTGCTAagtgcattttcaattttcctcAATGCATTTCGATTTAGTCATTAAATTGCCATCAATTTTGCTTGCTTGGTAATATTTTTATCAGTAATTAATTGGCACTCTCTTTGTTTTagcttactctctctctctctctctctctctctttgttttctgttgttaTGCATATATCCATTGTTCTTCATTTCCGCAGTTGCGATGACATTGAACCCGTTGTCTGATGGTTTTCCCTTACAGTTATGCGCGATTTTcagcaaacaattttatttaacccGCATAAAACCCGCTTAAAGTTCAATGACACGAAGACTCTAACAACTATTTCTAGCATCG
The sequence above is a segment of the Drosophila virilis strain 15010-1051.87 chromosome 3, Dvir_AGI_RSII-ME, whole genome shotgun sequence genome. Coding sequences within it:
- the CkIIalpha-i1 gene encoding zinc finger protein 354C, whose protein sequence is MDLCKLCVQNKAGSTEHLDEFKHATELLQHLFTSFQIQADVQELSTCACHSCMAEVLSIWERLQCWSNAQQNQLNVGDLAQPVTIKTTELHDENSVNDLESDIEDVSGELELFDGDEDYETLDAQLCPDVMDENADWADEPPADNNFAIAIAHDGVVLAKAIRNEGLCPELICYYCSTVFSSTAKLQTHSNMSHNLRYYVCRKCGVSFDSASLLQQHERVSRHERKPSELADEGSVEFRCQECGCLFDRYFSMVNHENQVHRVREDEFKCRECGSTFKFQIAYNQHIKKHLNSKKNPNAELLKQFSCSFDRCEKRFACRYQLLAHERMHLRIYPCEICGKQFSYKSNMSRHRRTVHMDECSF